The proteins below are encoded in one region of Micromonospora pisi:
- a CDS encoding MBL fold metallo-hydrolase gives MRLTKKGHSCMRVEQDGSVLVLDPGAYSDPDALVGADAVLITHEHPDHFAEDRIRAAAQNDPKLRLFANRAVAAKLDGLGNRVQVVGDGDTFSVEGFEVEAHGELHAVIHPDIPRITNVGYLINGRLFHPGDALTPLGRPVDTLLLPAHAPWSKTAELIEYVREVRPERVIPMHDAGLSKIGRDMVRTLVGGGGPPTPASFQAVGDGETVEV, from the coding sequence ATGCGACTGACCAAGAAGGGGCACTCCTGCATGCGGGTGGAGCAGGACGGCAGCGTTCTGGTGCTCGATCCGGGCGCGTACAGCGACCCGGACGCACTGGTCGGCGCGGACGCGGTACTGATCACCCACGAGCATCCGGACCACTTCGCCGAGGACCGGATCCGGGCCGCCGCGCAGAACGACCCGAAGCTACGCCTGTTCGCCAACCGGGCGGTTGCCGCGAAGCTGGACGGGCTCGGCAACCGGGTCCAGGTGGTCGGCGACGGCGACACCTTCTCCGTCGAGGGGTTCGAGGTCGAGGCGCACGGCGAGTTGCACGCGGTGATCCACCCCGATATCCCTCGGATCACCAACGTCGGCTACCTGATCAACGGCCGGCTCTTCCACCCCGGCGACGCGCTGACCCCGCTCGGGCGCCCGGTCGACACCCTGTTGCTGCCCGCGCACGCGCCGTGGTCGAAGACGGCCGAGCTGATCGAGTACGTCCGCGAGGTACGGCCGGAGCGGGTCATCCCGATGCACGACGCCGGGCTGAGCAAGATCGGCCGGGACATGGTGCGCACCCTGGTCGGCGGGGGCGGGCCGCCGACGCCGGCGTCGTTCCAGGCGGTGGGCGACGGCGAGACCGTCGAGGTCTGA
- the coaE gene encoding dephospho-CoA kinase: protein MLMIGLTGGIGSGKSAVASRLAQLGAVIIDADRIAREVVAPGTDGLAEIVATFGDGVLGADGALDRPALGGLVFADESARRRLEQITHPRVRSRTAALAAAAPADAIVVNDVPLLVEVGLAPTYHLVVVVSADRATRIDRLIRSRGMTAEEAERRIRAQTGDEQRRAAADVVLTNDGDLADLHLAVETLWRDRLVPYERNLRDGVPVQGGPVALAEADPHWEAQYARLAARIRHALRPTDLRIDHIGSTAIPGLAAQDLIDLQLTVDSLEQADMLAAPLAAAGFPRRAGDWWDEPRYPADGARWEKRLHGGADPARPVNLHLRVVGSPGWRYALLMRDHLRADEEQRAGYLALKRGLVAGGPDTTSYAAAKDPWFDAEHLRAERWAATTDWRP from the coding sequence GTGCTGATGATCGGACTCACCGGCGGGATCGGCTCGGGCAAGAGCGCAGTGGCGAGCCGGCTCGCCCAGCTCGGTGCCGTGATCATCGACGCCGACCGGATCGCCCGGGAGGTGGTCGCACCCGGGACCGACGGGCTGGCCGAGATCGTCGCGACCTTCGGCGACGGGGTGCTCGGCGCCGACGGCGCACTCGACCGGCCGGCGCTGGGCGGGCTCGTCTTCGCCGACGAGTCGGCTCGACGGCGGCTGGAACAGATCACCCACCCCCGGGTCCGGTCCCGCACCGCGGCACTCGCCGCCGCCGCGCCGGCCGACGCGATCGTCGTCAACGACGTACCGCTCCTGGTCGAGGTGGGACTCGCGCCGACGTACCACCTGGTGGTCGTGGTGAGCGCGGACCGCGCCACCCGGATCGACCGGCTGATCCGAAGCCGGGGGATGACCGCCGAGGAAGCCGAGCGGCGGATCCGGGCGCAGACCGGGGACGAGCAGCGGCGGGCCGCCGCCGATGTGGTGCTGACCAACGACGGTGACCTGGCCGACCTGCACCTGGCCGTCGAGACGCTCTGGCGGGACCGGCTGGTCCCCTACGAGCGCAACCTGCGCGACGGCGTGCCGGTCCAGGGCGGGCCGGTGGCGCTCGCCGAAGCCGATCCGCACTGGGAGGCCCAGTACGCCCGGCTCGCCGCCCGGATCCGGCACGCGCTGCGTCCGACCGACCTCCGGATCGACCACATCGGTTCCACCGCGATACCGGGCCTGGCCGCCCAGGACCTGATCGACCTCCAGCTCACCGTCGACTCGCTGGAGCAGGCCGACATGCTCGCGGCTCCCCTCGCCGCCGCCGGCTTTCCCCGACGGGCCGGGGACTGGTGGGACGAGCCCCGGTATCCGGCCGACGGCGCCCGGTGGGAGAAGCGCCTGCACGGTGGCGCGGACCCGGCCCGGCCGGTCAACCTGCACCTGCGGGTGGTCGGTTCGCCCGGCTGGCGTTACGCGTTGCTGATGCGCGACCACCTCCGCGCGGACGAGGAACAACGCGCCGGCTATCTGGCGCTCAAGCGTGGGCTGGTCGCCGGTGGACCGGACACCACCAGTTACGCCGCCGCCAAGGATCCCTGGTTCGACGCCGAGCACCTCCGGGCCGAACGCTGGGCCGCCACCACCGACTGGCGCCCCTGA
- a CDS encoding STM4014 family protein, with protein sequence MTNGTPLVVVGNPGNRRVDAFRAAAEVGWPGQVVPLPWRELATGPVRLPAGAVVRVDSPGEDAEVDRLLRGAAAPAAHGEIIGSAAWYAGLRAALARLTEAATAAGASLLNDPDDIAVMFDKRACHARLAGAGVPVPPALPSPPADYRDLRALMRTAGWSRVFVKPAHGSSASGVLALEVAPGRVQATTSVELAADGRLFNSLRVRRYRDEREVASIVDRLAPDGLHVERWFPKAGLGGRTIDLRVLVVAGEPGHVVVRSSRGPLTNLHLGNDRGDLGAVRAAMGEAAYDAALRTCVRAAACFPGSLHAGVDLMIGTDWRRHMVAEVNAFGDLLPNLLDHAGRDCCAAQLHALSDGRFDRWRAELTVAADRRGWAG encoded by the coding sequence ATGACCAACGGCACACCGCTGGTCGTGGTCGGCAATCCGGGCAACCGCCGAGTCGACGCGTTCCGGGCCGCCGCCGAGGTCGGCTGGCCCGGACAGGTCGTCCCGTTGCCCTGGCGCGAACTGGCGACCGGCCCGGTCCGGCTCCCCGCCGGGGCGGTCGTCCGGGTCGACTCGCCCGGCGAGGACGCCGAGGTCGACCGACTGCTGCGCGGAGCCGCCGCCCCGGCCGCGCACGGCGAGATCATCGGCTCCGCCGCCTGGTACGCCGGCCTGCGGGCCGCCCTGGCCCGGTTGACCGAAGCCGCGACGGCCGCCGGGGCCAGCCTGCTCAACGACCCCGACGACATCGCGGTCATGTTCGACAAGCGGGCCTGCCACGCCCGGCTGGCCGGTGCCGGGGTGCCGGTGCCGCCGGCCCTGCCCTCCCCGCCGGCCGACTACCGCGACCTGCGCGCGTTGATGCGTACCGCCGGCTGGTCGCGGGTGTTCGTCAAGCCGGCGCACGGTTCGTCCGCCTCCGGGGTGCTGGCCCTGGAGGTCGCGCCGGGCCGGGTGCAGGCGACCACCTCGGTCGAGCTGGCCGCCGACGGCCGCCTCTTCAACTCGCTGCGGGTGCGTCGCTACCGGGACGAGCGGGAGGTGGCCTCGATTGTGGACCGGCTCGCCCCGGACGGCCTGCACGTCGAGCGGTGGTTCCCCAAGGCGGGGCTGGGCGGCCGGACGATCGACCTGCGGGTGCTGGTGGTGGCCGGCGAGCCGGGGCACGTGGTGGTCCGGTCCAGTCGCGGACCGCTGACCAATCTGCACCTGGGCAACGACCGTGGCGACCTGGGCGCGGTCCGTGCGGCGATGGGAGAAGCGGCGTACGACGCCGCGCTGCGGACCTGCGTACGTGCCGCCGCCTGCTTTCCGGGCAGCCTGCACGCCGGGGTCGACCTGATGATCGGCACCGACTGGCGGCGGCATATGGTGGCCGAGGTGAACGCGTTCGGCGACCTGCTGCCCAACCTGCTCGACCACGCGGGGCGGGACTGCTGCGCCGCGCAACTGCACGCGCTGAGCGATGGTCGGTTCGACCGCTGGCGGGCGGAGCTGACGGTTGCCGCCGATCGGAGGGGGTGGGCCGGATGA
- a CDS encoding STM4015 family protein, giving the protein MTISTHVTEFAGRPVVVFEPNVALPPDPGTVAWKLTGEYDTSTKDFNQLVEEFLDAVEPGAVQALIIGQWGSAYDAEAPVELLVGLAPRLTGLRALFLGEMTFEECEISWIKQTDVTPLLAAYPELETLRVRGSDGLAFNPTRHPALRELAFESGGLPATVVRGVAESDLPALTHLELWLGTDEYFGDAGVADLAPILAGTRLPELGYLGLRDAEIADQVAAALAGAPVVARLHTLDLSLGILSDEGAAALLAGQPLTHLRRLDLHHHFVSAELAARLVEELPGVEVDLSDAEEADEDGDRYVAVAE; this is encoded by the coding sequence ATGACCATCAGCACGCACGTCACCGAGTTCGCCGGCCGACCGGTTGTCGTCTTCGAGCCGAACGTGGCACTGCCGCCCGATCCCGGCACGGTGGCCTGGAAGCTGACCGGCGAATACGACACCTCCACGAAGGACTTCAACCAACTGGTCGAGGAGTTCCTCGACGCGGTCGAACCCGGCGCGGTCCAGGCGCTGATCATCGGCCAGTGGGGCTCCGCGTACGACGCGGAGGCCCCGGTCGAGTTGCTGGTCGGGTTGGCACCCCGGCTGACCGGGCTACGCGCGCTCTTCCTCGGCGAGATGACGTTCGAGGAGTGCGAGATCTCCTGGATCAAGCAGACGGACGTGACGCCGCTGCTGGCCGCGTACCCGGAGCTGGAGACCCTGCGGGTGCGCGGCTCGGACGGCCTGGCCTTCAACCCGACCCGGCATCCGGCCCTGCGGGAGCTGGCCTTCGAGTCCGGTGGCCTGCCCGCGACGGTGGTACGCGGGGTGGCCGAGTCCGACCTGCCGGCGCTGACCCACCTCGAACTCTGGCTCGGCACCGACGAGTACTTCGGCGACGCGGGGGTGGCGGACCTGGCGCCGATCCTGGCCGGCACCCGGTTGCCGGAGCTGGGTTACCTGGGGCTGCGTGACGCGGAGATCGCCGACCAGGTCGCGGCGGCACTGGCCGGCGCCCCGGTGGTGGCCCGGTTGCACACCCTGGACCTGTCGCTCGGCATTCTCAGCGACGAGGGCGCGGCGGCCCTGCTCGCCGGGCAGCCGTTGACCCACCTGCGCCGGCTCGACCTGCACCACCACTTCGTCAGCGCGGAGTTGGCCGCGCGCCTGGTCGAAGAGCTGCCCGGGGTCGAAGTCGACCTCTCCGACGCCGAGGAAGCCGATGAGGACGGCGACCGGTACGTGGCGGTGGCCGAATGA
- a CDS encoding GNAT family N-acetyltransferase yields the protein MDTERTVDIPPTWRTLTGDDLPAVAALATRCLAVDGGLPLVTDASFLARRFAADGGVARGAVDPAGTLIAAGAVRPRETQGVRAAVATGLVDPAHRGRGLGAALLDWALDPALTGAEQVTVETEALTDGARTLFAARGLGQTFAEDVLRFDLAGTEPPPIDLPAGLTVRTWSTGLAGRFFAVYQAAFRERPGFPDWSARQWVEWTTDDEDFRPEWTLLATDPTGADLGFVTAGQGWIVQVGVRPEARGRRLGAALVVAALRRMRSAGSTEALLDVNVDNPAGTLYRRLGFIDLGRRARFATQR from the coding sequence GTGGACACCGAACGGACTGTGGACATCCCACCGACCTGGCGGACGCTGACCGGCGACGACCTCCCGGCGGTCGCCGCCCTGGCGACCCGTTGCCTGGCCGTCGACGGCGGGCTGCCGCTGGTCACCGACGCGTCCTTCCTGGCCCGCCGGTTCGCCGCCGACGGTGGCGTGGCCCGGGGCGCGGTGGACCCCGCCGGCACGCTCATCGCCGCCGGCGCGGTCCGACCCCGGGAAACCCAGGGGGTACGCGCAGCCGTCGCCACCGGCCTGGTCGACCCCGCGCACCGGGGGCGGGGCCTGGGAGCCGCGCTGCTCGACTGGGCCCTCGACCCGGCCCTGACCGGGGCCGAGCAGGTCACCGTGGAGACCGAGGCACTCACCGACGGGGCGCGGACCCTGTTCGCCGCCCGGGGCCTGGGACAGACCTTCGCCGAGGACGTGCTCCGGTTCGACCTGGCCGGCACCGAGCCGCCCCCGATCGACCTGCCGGCCGGGCTGACCGTACGCACCTGGTCGACTGGCCTGGCCGGGCGTTTCTTCGCCGTCTACCAGGCCGCGTTCCGGGAACGCCCCGGCTTCCCCGACTGGTCCGCGCGACAGTGGGTGGAGTGGACCACCGACGACGAGGACTTCCGGCCGGAGTGGACGTTGCTGGCCACCGATCCGACCGGGGCCGACCTCGGCTTCGTAACCGCCGGCCAGGGCTGGATCGTGCAGGTCGGCGTACGACCGGAGGCCCGTGGTCGGCGACTCGGCGCCGCCCTGGTGGTCGCGGCGCTGCGCCGGATGCGCTCCGCCGGCTCGACCGAGGCGTTGCTCGACGTCAACGTGGACAACCCGGCCGGCACCCTCTACCGCCGCCTCGGCTTCATCGACCTCGGCCGCCGCGCCCGCTTCGCAACCCAGAGGTAA
- a CDS encoding DUF2945 domain-containing protein gives MHKDEKLHKGDRVSWRSHGGTAYGTVQEEITRRTTAARRTVDASKDEPQYRVRTDSGAEAVHKPEALRRAPR, from the coding sequence ATGCACAAGGACGAGAAGCTGCACAAGGGCGACCGGGTGAGCTGGCGCAGTCACGGCGGAACCGCGTACGGCACCGTCCAGGAGGAGATAACGCGGCGGACGACCGCCGCCAGACGGACGGTCGACGCGTCCAAGGACGAACCGCAGTACCGGGTACGGACGGACTCCGGCGCGGAGGCCGTACACAAGCCGGAGGCGTTACGTCGTGCCCCGCGGTGA
- the uvrB gene encoding excinuclease ABC subunit UvrB → MALDIPRLDGRFEVVSEFQPSGDQPTAINDLERRVRRGDRHSVLLGATGTGKSATTAWLVERLQRPTLVVAPNKTLCAQLAKEFSELMPHNAVEYFVSYYDYYQPEAYIPQTDTYIEKDSSINEEVERLRHSATMSLLTRRDVIVVATVSAIYGLGTPDEYLDRAVRIKVGQEVERDKLLRRLVDIQYSRNDMAFNRGTFRVRGDTLEIIPAYEELALRVEFFGDEVEKLYYLHPLTGEVVREVDHLLIFPATHYAAGPERMERAIRGIEEELTERLAEFERQGKLLEAQRLRMRTTYDIEMMRQVGFCSGIENYSMHIDGRQPGSPPHCLLDYFPDDFLTVVDESHVTIPQIGGMFEGDASRKRMLIDHGFRLPSAADNRPLRFDEFLERVGQMVFLSATPGNWEMEQAQGEFVEQVIRPTGLVDPEVIVKPTKGQIDDLMHEIKLRTERDERVLVTTLTKKMAEDLSDYLLEHGIRVRYLHSEVDTLRRVELLRELRKGDYDVLVGINLLREGLDLPEVSLVAILDADKEGFLRSGRSLIQTIGRAARNVSGQVHMYADKITPSMANAIDETNRRRAKQVAHNEANGITPEPLRKKIHDILDDIYREAEDTESTRVGGAVRQMSRGKAPVPETRSRAGKGSSSGPVRAGMARAEMAQLIQELNDQMLAAARELQFELAARIRDEVAEMKKELRGMDATGVQ, encoded by the coding sequence ATGGCGCTCGACATCCCACGACTGGACGGCCGTTTTGAGGTCGTCAGTGAGTTCCAGCCCTCCGGTGACCAGCCGACGGCGATCAACGATCTTGAGCGCCGGGTGCGTCGAGGTGACCGCCATTCAGTGCTGCTCGGCGCCACCGGCACCGGTAAGAGCGCCACCACCGCCTGGCTGGTCGAGCGGTTGCAGCGTCCCACCCTGGTCGTGGCGCCGAACAAGACGCTCTGCGCCCAGCTCGCCAAGGAGTTCAGCGAGCTGATGCCGCACAACGCGGTCGAATACTTCGTCTCGTACTACGACTACTACCAGCCTGAGGCGTACATCCCGCAGACCGACACCTACATCGAGAAGGACTCCTCGATCAACGAGGAGGTGGAGCGGCTGCGGCACTCGGCCACCATGTCCCTGCTCACCCGCCGGGACGTGATCGTGGTCGCGACCGTCTCGGCGATCTACGGGCTCGGCACCCCGGACGAATACCTGGACCGCGCGGTGCGGATCAAGGTCGGCCAGGAGGTCGAGCGGGACAAGCTGCTGCGCCGGCTGGTCGACATCCAGTACAGCCGCAACGACATGGCCTTCAACCGGGGCACCTTCCGGGTCCGGGGCGACACGCTGGAGATCATCCCGGCGTACGAGGAGCTGGCCCTGCGGGTCGAGTTCTTCGGTGACGAGGTGGAGAAGCTCTACTACCTGCACCCGCTCACCGGTGAGGTGGTCCGTGAGGTCGACCACCTGCTGATCTTCCCCGCCACCCACTACGCGGCCGGGCCGGAGCGGATGGAGCGGGCGATCCGGGGCATCGAGGAGGAGCTGACCGAGCGTCTGGCCGAGTTCGAGCGGCAGGGCAAGCTGCTCGAGGCCCAGCGGCTGCGGATGCGCACCACCTACGACATCGAGATGATGCGCCAGGTCGGTTTCTGCTCCGGCATCGAGAACTACTCCATGCACATCGACGGCCGCCAACCGGGCAGCCCGCCGCACTGCCTGCTCGACTATTTCCCGGACGACTTCCTCACCGTGGTGGACGAGTCGCACGTGACCATCCCGCAGATCGGCGGCATGTTCGAGGGCGACGCCTCCCGTAAGCGGATGCTGATCGACCACGGGTTCCGGTTGCCCAGCGCCGCCGACAACCGGCCGCTGCGGTTCGACGAGTTCCTGGAGCGGGTCGGCCAGATGGTCTTCCTCTCCGCCACTCCGGGCAACTGGGAGATGGAGCAGGCCCAGGGGGAGTTCGTCGAGCAGGTGATCCGCCCGACCGGGCTGGTCGACCCCGAGGTGATCGTCAAGCCCACCAAGGGCCAGATCGACGACCTGATGCACGAGATCAAGCTGCGTACCGAGCGGGACGAGCGGGTGCTGGTCACCACCCTGACCAAGAAGATGGCCGAGGACCTCTCCGACTACCTGCTGGAGCACGGGATCCGGGTCCGTTACCTGCACTCGGAGGTCGACACGCTGCGCCGGGTCGAACTCCTGCGTGAGCTGCGCAAGGGCGATTACGACGTGCTGGTCGGCATCAACCTGCTGCGCGAGGGTCTGGACCTGCCCGAGGTCTCCCTGGTCGCCATCCTCGACGCGGACAAGGAGGGCTTCCTGCGCAGCGGCCGGTCGCTCATCCAGACCATCGGCCGGGCCGCCCGTAACGTCTCCGGCCAGGTGCACATGTACGCGGACAAGATCACCCCGTCGATGGCGAACGCGATCGACGAGACCAACCGGCGACGGGCCAAGCAGGTCGCGCACAACGAGGCGAACGGGATCACCCCCGAGCCGCTCCGGAAGAAGATCCACGACATCCTGGACGACATCTACCGGGAGGCCGAGGACACCGAGAGCACTCGCGTCGGTGGTGCCGTACGCCAGATGTCGCGGGGCAAGGCCCCGGTGCCGGAAACCCGTAGCCGGGCCGGCAAGGGCAGCAGCAGCGGTCCGGTCCGCGCCGGCATGGCCCGGGCCGAGATGGCCCAGCTCATCCAGGAACTCAACGACCAGATGCTCGCCGCCGCCCGGGAACTCCAGTTCGAGCTCGCCGCGCGGATCCGCGACGAGGTCGCCGAGATGAAGAAGGAACTGCGCGGGATGGACGCGACCGGGGTGCAGTGA
- a CDS encoding class I SAM-dependent methyltransferase gives MTDDEAEGVTRRTVGDAETRRASRRWWDRDADDYQDEHGAFLGDVDFVWCPERLREADARLLGDPAGQRVLELGCGAASAARWLATQQARPVALDLSAGMLRHAARAAETTGVRVPLVQADALALPFADGAFDIVCTAFGAVPFVADSAAVMREVYRVLRPGGLWAFSVTHPMRWIFLDDPGEGGLKAVHSYFDRRPYVEQDADGVPTYVEQHRTLGDRIRELVGAGFRLRDLVEPEWPEGHEQLWGQWSPLRGRIFPGTAIFISDKPLVEGE, from the coding sequence GTGACTGACGACGAGGCCGAGGGTGTGACCCGGCGCACGGTGGGCGACGCGGAGACCCGGCGAGCGAGCCGGCGGTGGTGGGACCGGGACGCCGACGACTACCAGGACGAGCACGGTGCGTTCCTCGGCGACGTCGACTTCGTCTGGTGTCCGGAACGGCTGCGCGAGGCCGACGCCCGGCTCCTCGGCGACCCGGCCGGTCAGCGGGTGCTGGAGCTGGGCTGCGGCGCCGCCTCGGCCGCCCGCTGGCTCGCCACCCAGCAGGCCCGGCCGGTCGCCCTGGACCTCTCCGCGGGCATGTTGCGGCACGCCGCGCGCGCCGCCGAGACCACCGGGGTACGCGTACCGCTGGTCCAGGCGGACGCCCTTGCCCTCCCCTTCGCCGACGGCGCCTTCGACATCGTCTGTACGGCCTTCGGCGCGGTGCCGTTCGTGGCCGACTCGGCGGCGGTGATGCGGGAGGTCTACCGGGTGCTGCGGCCGGGCGGCCTCTGGGCGTTCTCGGTCACCCACCCGATGCGCTGGATCTTCCTTGACGACCCCGGCGAGGGTGGCCTGAAGGCGGTGCACTCGTACTTCGACCGGCGCCCGTACGTGGAGCAGGACGCGGACGGGGTGCCGACCTACGTCGAGCAGCACCGGACCCTCGGCGACCGGATCCGCGAGCTGGTCGGGGCCGGGTTCCGGCTACGCGATCTGGTGGAACCCGAGTGGCCGGAGGGGCACGAGCAACTCTGGGGCCAGTGGAGCCCGTTGCGGGGCCGGATCTTCCCCGGTACCGCGATCTTCATCTCCGACAAACCGCTCGTCGAGGGCGAATAG
- a CDS encoding STM4015 family protein produces MTGHLTEFAGLPVHEFDPELAPPAEPGAVAWRIDAFDDDDEEREGLPSPAFAQRFAQFLDTVDPASVTALVFGSWGYAAFNVPPYEQLCAAADRLTGLRALFLGDMVGEECEISWIRQDDLAPVLEAYPALEVLRVRGSAPHEAPVKLRPVRHTALRELAFECGGLPAEVVRGVGECDLPALEHLELWLGTKYYGGDATVDDLAPILAGSRSPALGYLGLRDAEIADQVAAALAGAPVVARLHTLDLSLGMLGDQGAAALLAGQPLTHLRRLDLHHHFVGDDLAARLVEELPGVEVDLSEGGDAENEDEYFVAVAE; encoded by the coding sequence ATGACCGGCCACCTCACCGAGTTCGCCGGCCTGCCGGTGCACGAGTTCGACCCGGAGCTGGCACCGCCCGCCGAGCCCGGTGCGGTCGCCTGGCGGATCGACGCCTTCGACGATGACGACGAGGAGCGGGAAGGGCTGCCCTCGCCCGCCTTCGCGCAGCGGTTCGCGCAGTTTCTCGACACGGTCGACCCGGCCTCGGTCACCGCGTTGGTCTTCGGTTCCTGGGGGTACGCGGCGTTCAACGTGCCGCCGTACGAGCAGCTCTGCGCCGCGGCGGACCGGTTGACCGGACTGCGGGCCCTCTTCCTCGGCGACATGGTCGGCGAGGAGTGCGAGATCTCCTGGATCCGGCAGGACGACCTGGCGCCGGTGCTGGAGGCGTACCCGGCGCTGGAGGTGCTGCGGGTGCGCGGCTCCGCGCCACACGAGGCCCCGGTGAAGCTCCGCCCGGTCCGGCACACGGCGCTGCGGGAACTCGCCTTCGAGTGCGGCGGGCTCCCCGCCGAGGTGGTCCGCGGGGTCGGCGAGTGCGACCTGCCGGCGCTGGAGCACCTGGAGCTGTGGCTCGGCACCAAGTACTACGGCGGAGACGCCACGGTGGACGATTTGGCGCCGATCCTGGCCGGCAGCCGGTCGCCAGCCCTCGGTTACCTGGGACTGCGCGACGCGGAGATCGCCGACCAGGTGGCGGCGGCACTGGCCGGTGCCCCGGTGGTGGCCCGCTTGCACACCCTGGACCTTTCGCTGGGCATGCTCGGCGACCAGGGCGCCGCCGCGCTGCTCGCCGGGCAGCCGCTGACCCACCTGCGCCGGCTCGACCTGCACCACCACTTCGTCGGTGACGACCTGGCGGCCCGCCTCGTCGAGGAACTGCCCGGGGTCGAGGTCGACCTCAGCGAGGGCGGGGACGCCGAGAACGAGGACGAGTACTTCGTGGCCGTGGCGGAATGA
- a CDS encoding DUF3140 domain-containing protein translates to MPRGDDRADIYRAFTDAVNMKPGELRSWLETDDSKTVGQHSGGGESVGHESGRRIIDLLRRKRAELTDRDYAHMRKVVGYVHRHMAQRPRGDVSHTRWRYSLMNWGHDPVKGS, encoded by the coding sequence GTGCCCCGCGGTGACGACCGGGCCGACATCTACCGCGCCTTCACCGACGCGGTGAACATGAAGCCGGGCGAGCTGCGGAGCTGGCTGGAGACCGACGACTCCAAGACGGTCGGGCAGCACTCCGGCGGCGGTGAGTCGGTCGGACACGAGTCGGGACGGCGGATCATCGACCTGCTGCGCCGCAAACGGGCGGAGTTGACCGACCGGGACTACGCGCACATGCGCAAGGTCGTCGGTTACGTGCACCGGCACATGGCGCAGCGCCCCCGGGGTGACGTCAGCCACACCCGGTGGCGCTACTCGCTGATGAACTGGGGGCACGATCCGGTCAAGGGATCGTGA
- the rpsA gene encoding 30S ribosomal protein S1 gives MTSSIEAPSSANRVTHDDLGSEEAFLAAIDETIKYFNDGDIVEGTVVKVDRDEVLLDIGYKTEGVIPSRELSIKHDVDPAEVVSVGDHIEALVLQKEDKEGRLILSKKRAQYERAWGTIEKIKDEDGVVRGSVIEVVKGGLILDIGLRGFLPASLVEMRRVRDLQPYVGRELEAKIIELDKNRNNVVLSRRAWLEQTQSEVRTEFLNKLQKGQVRKGVVSSIVNFGAFVDLGGVDGLVHVSELSWKHIDHPSEVVEVGQEVEVEVLDVDLDRERVSLSLKATQEDPWRQFARTHAIQQIVPGKVTKLVPFGAFVRVDDGIEGLVHISELAERHVEIPEQVVQVGSDVMVKVIDIDLERRRISLSLKQANEGFVEGEEHFDPTLYGMAATYDNEGNYIYPEGFDPETGEWLEGFDKQRETWETQYAEARTRWEAHTKQVQTSRAADAEAAANPAPVSTTGGGATSSSTPAPARQAEEPAGTLATDEALAALREKLAGGK, from the coding sequence ATGACGAGCAGCATCGAGGCCCCCTCGAGCGCCAACCGGGTCACCCACGACGATCTCGGCTCTGAGGAAGCTTTCCTCGCCGCGATCGACGAGACCATCAAGTACTTCAACGACGGCGACATTGTCGAAGGCACCGTCGTCAAGGTCGATCGGGACGAGGTCCTGCTCGACATCGGCTACAAGACCGAGGGCGTCATCCCCTCGCGCGAGTTGTCGATCAAGCACGACGTGGACCCCGCTGAGGTGGTCTCCGTAGGCGACCACATCGAAGCCCTGGTTCTCCAGAAGGAGGACAAGGAGGGGCGACTGATCCTCTCGAAGAAGCGGGCGCAGTACGAGCGCGCCTGGGGCACGATCGAGAAGATCAAGGACGAGGACGGCGTCGTGCGCGGTTCCGTCATCGAGGTGGTCAAGGGTGGCCTCATCCTCGACATCGGCCTGCGGGGCTTCCTGCCCGCGTCGCTGGTGGAGATGCGTCGGGTGCGGGACCTGCAGCCGTATGTGGGCCGGGAGCTCGAAGCCAAGATCATCGAGCTGGACAAGAACCGCAACAACGTGGTCCTGTCCCGCCGTGCCTGGCTCGAGCAGACCCAGTCCGAGGTTCGCACCGAGTTCCTCAACAAGTTGCAGAAGGGACAGGTCCGCAAGGGCGTCGTCTCCTCGATCGTCAACTTCGGTGCGTTCGTCGACCTCGGCGGCGTCGACGGTCTGGTTCACGTCTCCGAGCTCTCCTGGAAGCACATCGACCACCCCTCCGAGGTTGTCGAGGTCGGCCAGGAGGTCGAGGTCGAGGTCCTGGACGTCGACCTCGACCGCGAGCGGGTCTCCCTGTCGCTGAAGGCGACCCAGGAGGACCCGTGGCGTCAGTTCGCCCGTACCCACGCGATCCAGCAGATCGTCCCGGGTAAGGTCACCAAGCTGGTGCCGTTCGGTGCGTTCGTCCGGGTGGACGACGGCATCGAGGGTCTCGTGCACATCTCCGAGCTGGCCGAGCGCCACGTGGAGATCCCGGAGCAGGTCGTCCAGGTCGGCTCGGACGTCATGGTCAAGGTCATCGACATCGACCTCGAGCGGCGGCGGATCTCGCTCTCGCTCAAGCAGGCCAACGAGGGCTTCGTCGAGGGCGAGGAGCACTTCGACCCGACCCTCTACGGCATGGCCGCGACGTACGACAACGAGGGCAACTACATCTACCCGGAGGGCTTCGACCCGGAGACCGGGGAGTGGCTCGAGGGCTTCGACAAGCAGCGCGAGACCTGGGAGACGCAGTACGCCGAGGCTCGGACCCGCTGGGAGGCCCACACCAAGCAGGTGCAGACCTCCCGCGCCGCCGACGCCGAGGCCGCTGCCAACCCGGCTCCGGTCAGCACCACCGGTGGCGGGGCGACCTCCTCGTCCACCCCGGCGCCGGCCCGTCAGGCGGAGGAGCCGGCAGGCACCCTCGCCACCGACGAGGCGCTCGCCGCGCTGCGGGAGAAGCTCGCCGGCGGCAAGTGA